The following DNA comes from Candidatus Scalindua japonica.
ATGTCAGCACAACATATGTCTCAAAATATTAAAATTTTCTATCTTATTATTGAGACTCGCACGGCTAATACCGAGCTTTCTGGAAGCTATGGTTTTATTCCAATTTGCATTTTTAAGCTCATTCTCGATTACTTTCCTTTCAACTGTTCTTAAGATGTTTTTGACGGAGCTACGAGTTGATTTCCTTCTCTCATGTTTTACTGAAAAAGCATTACTCTTCATATGTGGAGGAAGAAGCGTTGCTTCGATTTTATTATTTATACCAGATAGAATGATTAAACGTTCGACCTGATTTTTAAGTTCTCGAATATTACCCGGCCAATTATACGCTTCAAACAATTTTATTACCTCCTCGTCTACCTCCTTTTTTGCCGTATTACAGGTATCCGCATTAGTCTCTAAAAAGTGATATAACAATGGTATTATATCGTCCTTCCTCTCTCTGAGAGGAGGCAAAGTAATTGGAATAGCATTAATTCTATAGAAAAGGTCTTTTCGAAATAATTTTTTTTAACCTGTTCGTGTAATTTTTTGTTTGTTGCAGCTATAATCCTGACATCGACCCTTTGTAATTCAGTGCCTCCTACCTGGTAATACGTGCCATTTTCCAATATGCGCAAGAGGTTTGACTGGTTTTCTATACTCATATCTCCAATTTCATCGAGGAATAAAGTTCCCCCATCTGCAATTCGAAACAGACCTTTCTTATCTGATATGGCGCCTGTAAATGCACCCTTTACGTGCCCAAACAACTCTGAACTCAAAAGTGCATTATTAAATACTGAACAATTTTGAATAATAAATACTTTGTCCTTGCGGGGGCTATTATAATGTATGGCCGCTGCCAGCAGATCCTTGCCAGTTCCAGTCTCTCCTTCAATCAAAACTGTCGTTTCAGACCTCTCTAAAGTTCCCACTAAATCAAAAACCCTGGTCATTGCAGTGCTT
Coding sequences within:
- a CDS encoding helix-turn-helix domain-containing protein — its product is MLYHFLETNADTCNTAKKEVDEEVIKLFEAYNWPGNIRELKNQVERLIILSGINNKIEATLLPPHMKSNAFSVKHERRKSTRSSVKNILRTVERKVIENELKNANWNKTIASRKLGISRASLNNKIENFNILRHMLC